From the Actinomycetota bacterium genome, the window GTGAATCGGGATGGGAAGGAGTCATCGCCAAGCGCACCGATGCGCCGTACCGAGGCGGCCGGTCCAAGGATTGGCTCAAGCTCAAGTGCGTGCTCGAGCAAGAGTTCGTCGTCGGCGGTTACACGGACCCGAAGGGCGGCCGCTCGGGCTTCGGAGCGTTGATGATCGGCTACCACGAGGATGGGAAGCTCCGTCACGGCGGCGAGGTCGGCACCGGCTTCAATGAGCGGACGCTCACGGACCTCGCGGCGAAGCTCGGGAAGCTCTCGACGGATCGCTCTCCATTCGCGGGCCATCCGCGCGCGATGAAGGGCGAGCATTTCGTCCGTCCGAAGCTCGTCGTGCAGGTGGGGTTCAGCGAATGGACCCGCGACGGCAAGCTCCGGCATCCGCGATTCCTCGGGGTCCGCACGGACAAACGGCCGGCAGACGTCGTCCGCGAGCGGCCGGCCGGATGAGCGACTCCATCCGCGTCGGGAAACGCACGATCTCGGTGACGAACCGGGACAAGGTCCTGTTCCCCGACGACGGGATCACCAAAGGAGATCTGATCGAGTACTACGCCGCCGCAGCGCCGAAGATGCTGCCGCACGTCAAGAACCGCCCGCTGACGATGCAGCGCTACCCGGACGGGATCAAGGCCGAGGGGATCATGCACAAGAACATCCCCAAGTACTTCCCCGATTGGATCGCGCGTTCGGAGCAGCCGAAGAAAGGCGGGACGGTTACCTATGTGCTCGCGAACGACGCGGCGACGCTCGCGTACCTCGCGCAGCAAGGGTCGATCACCCAGCACGTCTGGCTCAGCACCCACCAGAAGCCGTACGAGCCGGACATGATGATCGTCGATCTCGATCCGACGACGGAGGACTTCTCGGAGGTCCGCGACGCCGCGCTGATCTTCCGCTCGCTCTTCGAGGAAGTCGGCCTCGTCCCGTTCGTGAAGGTGACCGGGTCTCGCGGGCTCCACGTCGCGGCGCCGATCCGGCCGAACGTCTCCTTCGACGTCGTCCACGAGGTCGCCACGCGGGTCGCGCAGCGCGCGATCGATGCGCACCCGGATCTGCTGACACTGGAGTTCTACAAGGCGAAGCGCGGGAGCCGGATCTTCGCCGACGTGCATCGGAACGGGTTCGGGGCAACCGCGGTCGCTCCGTACAGCGTCCGTCCGTTGGCCGGCGCTCCGGTTGCCGTGCCCATCGATTGGAAAGAGGTCGAGGACAAGCGGCTGAAACCCGACGGCTTCTCGATGCGCAACGCGCTCGAGCGGCCGGATCACTGGAAGGGGTTCCGCGCGGCGGCGCGCTCGCTCGGCCGTGCGATGAAGGCGCTCGGCGTCGAGCCCTGAGCGGTTCTGCGCGTTCTGCCCGGACTGGGTGCGGGGCGCGAGCACTGATACGCTCGCGACCTCTTCCTCGGTGACCTCCTCGCGAAGAACCTTCCCGCGATGACGCGTGCCCGTCGATCAGCCGACGATCCTCGACGACGCCGTGCCCTCGTGGCGCAGGCGCGTCATCGACCTGCTCGAGTTCCGGCCACGCGAGACGATGGCGCTCGGCGTCCTCTGTCTCGCGATCGTGGCCGGCGCGGCATTCGCGTACGCCCGGTCGCTGCCC encodes:
- the ligD gene encoding non-homologous end-joining DNA ligase yields the protein MSDSIRVGKRTISVTNRDKVLFPDDGITKGDLIEYYAAAAPKMLPHVKNRPLTMQRYPDGIKAEGIMHKNIPKYFPDWIARSEQPKKGGTVTYVLANDAATLAYLAQQGSITQHVWLSTHQKPYEPDMMIVDLDPTTEDFSEVRDAALIFRSLFEEVGLVPFVKVTGSRGLHVAAPIRPNVSFDVVHEVATRVAQRAIDAHPDLLTLEFYKAKRGSRIFADVHRNGFGATAVAPYSVRPLAGAPVAVPIDWKEVEDKRLKPDGFSMRNALERPDHWKGFRAAARSLGRAMKALGVEP